Within Ananas comosus cultivar F153 unplaced genomic scaffold, ASM154086v1, whole genome shotgun sequence, the genomic segment AAGCTACGGTCTATCCTTTTCcatcattttgtattttgttatcACACATAGAGAAAGTGCATCAACTGCAACAtagcattttgttttttttaatgtacaagAAGAAACCTGCTATGATGGTATTTTAGGTCTTATAAGATGCTTTCGACACCTCGTAGATTTGAAGAAAGAGAACATTCTCTTTTTCTGACAATCTTAATCAGATTAGATCAGTTAAGTTCTGTCCATGCCAAGAAACTGCGTCTGTAAAAGTCATAATAATGATTTATAAACTATGCTAGGTGGTTTAATTGCGGAAAAAATGATCATTATGAAATCATTCGTACCGCAACCATTCTCCTGTAGCTGTTTATTAATGAAAGATGCCACCACCTCGCTTCTACCTGTCTTTGTAGAAACCAAGCTTTCAGTTTGTTTGCAGAAGGGAATATTACTAATTTAACAGTACCTCAGTTTCTGAATCTCCATATCATTTACAGGGAACAAGCTTCTCAGAAGAAATTAGATAAAAGCAGATcggaaagagaaaaggagaaggtACTTAATTTTACTTATTCTTTCGTCCAATATCTTTCTTTTCTGATAACTAAATTTGGAAGCAAGAGACATACATTTTGTGCTTCTGTAACTCGGCCCTTTCTATGAAGGAAATAACACAATCTGCTGGAAAACTTATGGAGTCAAAGAGAGTTGAGGATGATAGTGAAAGAAAACGGTTCGTAGATTatcttttatcttcttctttttttttaatccttgtGAAAAGTTGTCTTTGATCTTAACTATATAACATTACTCAGGTGCTGTTTTGGTGTTTTCTTTTTAGCGCAGAATGAGGGCACTGCTAAAAGCTAAAGAGGAGGAGCAgaaaagagcaagagagagagttcgACAGCAGTTAGAAGATGATAAGGTCCTTCTTTTGGTATCCTTTCCTTATTATAATGTGCATCACCTAAGGAAATTTCGCATACAATTTTCGAATCAGGCTAAATGTTGCACCAACGGTTCTCTAACTCTTTAGGAGGTTTCAATTTACTGCCCAGTTTTTTCAAGTGTTACAACTGGTACCTCATCTTTCGCACATTGTGTCCATGTTAAGATCTGCATGAGTTCATCTTGGCGTGCTGTCGAACAAGAATCTTTTGGCCCATCAAATCGGCTCACACTATTTCACAATGCATATCTGACGCACGAAATGTCAGAAGCACCAAGAGCCTCGTGCTGTGAATGTATAATTCATGCAGATAGACAATTTTGCAGGGCCAAATATGTAAAAACttcaaccaaaaagaaaagtGTATCTCGCCTTTCATCAACGATATTTAGAATTATTTGCACATATAGacatcattcatttaatttGAACATAGGCAGAAAGAAAGAGGAAGCTTGGCGTACCATACGATGATTTGGGAGCTTCAAAACCCGCAACACCTCGTGTGGAAGAACAGGTGTAATCTAatgtctcaaaaaaaaaaaaacatttggaAAACTTTCGTATTATGTAATTCAAtctaaaagttatttttttgtaatttgattGCAATGTGCAGAGACAGTCGCCTAGACAGTTGCCTGCTAAGCGTGTTACAAAGGCCGAACTGAGAGATTGTCTtcgaaatttaaaaagaaattacaagGTAAATCTTTGCCAAAATACTAACATTATTAGAATCAAGAAGGAAAAAGAACTTGTCAATTGCTCGAGttatcttaatttttcttatacATTCTTGTCAATATTACTTCTTTTTTACCTTATTAACTTAGAACTAGAATCTGCTTTGCATACTGGTTCCCTGCATTAATTGTGCTGCTAAATGCACGAGTAATCTCTGAACTTTTGACAAAATTGCAATTTGAACTCGAATTTTCCTAATTCTTGGCATGTTTAATCCCTATATTTGAAGAGATCACAAAAATTCGTCGAGACTACATGGTCACACCCACTTTTTCTTTACTCTTTTCGATTGAATATTATCGTAGATATTTTTTGCATGGCATTTCGTACCGTGACTACTATCTACGTTATCAGGACGACAATGCTAGAGTCAAGAGAGCCTTCGAAACGCTTCTCAAAATCATCGGAAACATTGTGAATTCTCCCGATGAGGAGAAGTTCAGAAGACTTCGACTGAGCAATCCGAAGTTTCACGTGAGCTTTCCGAATCAGAATTATCTGAACCTGCTGCTTGTTTCATGTTTTCTGATTGCTGTTCTTTTCTGCTCTGAAAAGGAAAGAGTTGGGTGTTTGAAAGGAGGTGTAGAGTTTCTCGAGCTATGCGGCTTCGAACGGATCGACGGCGACAGATACTTGTTTCTGCCGAGGGCGAAAGTCGACATGGAAGCTCTAAGATCTGCAGGATTGGAGCTTCATTCAGCTTTAACCAATCCATTCTTTGGACTTCTGTCAGTGGATGGTTACTAATTCATCTGCAGATCAACTACTCTCCACCTCTGAAGTTTCTCATGAATATGGCTTTCCCTGCATGAGTAAATGTAACACAATTACATCCACAAATGCAACTCTAATGTATCTAACTTTTAGTAACtaaaacttattattatttgtttgcttACATGTTGGTGCTTAatatgagtagagctactatgctatcgaaaacaTAAAGGATATGACATTTTCGATTTTTTGGCCATTAGATCagcccctttaatcatttctaatttttgaattaatactattattctgTGAGGACCACTCAATACTAGGAGTATTACTCAACCCCAGgtgggaccgcaatcatcccgatcgtacaattcttgatccaagggtcaaaaaatcAGAAGCATCGAATTTTCtgtactttcgatagcatagtagctcgaCACGCTTAATATTGCTATTTAAAAGGCTATTAAATGTTATCAAACTTATCTTATACCTCTCTAGTCACAATTTAATTAGAATTATGAATAGGTATCatgttttgtaattataaatcaaTAGCGCAAAGGCCTCCATGCTACTAAGTTAAtttcaataatgcggcttccaaaatcaacaatcggttccgttagattCGATCTGCACTATTAAAAGGATttggaaacaaaatttcataattattggacgttatttgactagtgatcaaatggtctcaaaattgacaatttgaattgtcgatgtgatgcgtttgtgaattaaacagtataaaataatccaaatctgataaaatttttatagaaattttttgtcactatttaaagtaagatgAAAGGTACCGaccttaaattcaaatcttttatcattattttatatgagatttttattttcaatcgtttatttttagaccactcatttgataggtaaataatatcgaaaaattacgaaatttagttttcaaatattttcaatagtgtagatcaaatctaacgaaaccgatcatcgatttaaaAGCCGCATAATTGAAAGCAACTTAATAGCACGAAAGCCTCTCTGCCACCAATAGTATAGCAACCAGACTCTTATAATATCTACGCggacaaaataatatttttaaatcagATCATTTTCACatttcataaaattattataatatttaaacatgtgtatatatagaaCACTATGTATTTGTAAGCAATTTGTTTAGTTTTGCATATTTGATTTAACTGGTTTCAAACTATTCTTTAAAATTGTGAATTAAGACCAAGATAA encodes:
- the LOC109705579 gene encoding UBX domain-containing protein 1-B-like isoform X2; translated protein: MAVPEVDKVMLRQLELMGFPTACATRALHSSGNCSIEAAVNWVIEHENDPDINQIPLVPKEIKIETGNSLLISEEVKLKAQKEQASQKKLDKSRSEREKEKEITQSAGKLMESKRVEDDSERKRMRALLKAKEEEQKRARERVRQQLEDDKAERKRKLGVPYDDLGASKPATPRVEEQRQSPRQLPAKRVTKAELRDCLRNLKRNYKDDNARVKRAFETLLKIIGNIVNSPDEEKFRRLRLSNPKFHSWVFERRCRVSRAMRLRTDRRRQILVSAEGESRHGSSKICRIGASFSFNQSILWTSVSGWLLIHLQINYSPPLKFLMNMAFPA
- the LOC109705579 gene encoding UBX domain-containing protein 1-B-like isoform X1, yielding MAVPEVDKVMLRQLELMGFPTACATRALHSSGNCSIEAAVNWVIEHENDPDINQIPLVPKEIKIETGNSLLISEEVKLKAQKLREQASQKKLDKSRSEREKEKEITQSAGKLMESKRVEDDSERKRMRALLKAKEEEQKRARERVRQQLEDDKAERKRKLGVPYDDLGASKPATPRVEEQRQSPRQLPAKRVTKAELRDCLRNLKRNYKDDNARVKRAFETLLKIIGNIVNSPDEEKFRRLRLSNPKFHSWVFERRCRVSRAMRLRTDRRRQILVSAEGESRHGSSKICRIGASFSFNQSILWTSVSGWLLIHLQINYSPPLKFLMNMAFPA
- the LOC109705579 gene encoding UBX domain-containing protein 1-B-like isoform X3; translated protein: MAVPEVDKVMLRQLELMGFPTACATRALHSSGNCSIEAAVNWVIEHENDPDINQIPLVPKEIKIETGNSLLISEEVKLKAQKLREQASQKKLDKSRSEREKEKEITQSAGKLMESKRVEDDSERKRMRALLKAKEEEQKRARERVRQQLEDDKAERKRKLGVPYDDLGASKPATPRVEEQRQSPRQLPAKRVTKAELRDCLRNLKRNYKDDNARVKRAFETLLKIIGNIVNSPDEEKFRRLRLSNPKFHERVGCLKGGVEFLELCGFERIDGDRYLFLPRAKVDMEALRSAGLELHSALTNPFFGLLSVDGY
- the LOC109705579 gene encoding trichohyalin-like isoform X4; its protein translation is MKMIQISIRYRWEQASQKKLDKSRSEREKEKEITQSAGKLMESKRVEDDSERKRMRALLKAKEEEQKRARERVRQQLEDDKAERKRKLGVPYDDLGASKPATPRVEEQRQSPRQLPAKRVTKAELRDCLRNLKRNYKDDNARVKRAFETLLKIIGNIVNSPDEEKFRRLRLSNPKFHSWVFERRCRVSRAMRLRTDRRRQILVSAEGESRHGSSKICRIGASFSFNQSILWTSVSGWLLIHLQINYSPPLKFLMNMAFPA